A DNA window from Calliphora vicina chromosome 1, idCalVici1.1, whole genome shotgun sequence contains the following coding sequences:
- the Adgf-C gene encoding adenosine deaminase 2: MLNFRLLIIASLIAVITATVSKQSNYLPYQDAREAVIQAEDLLSTGGRLHLNSRESKVDDIFLKYKYDELSRGFRDPDKNAAGMHFFKAKPLIDSSKVFQFLQKMPKGAVLHTHTSATVSSAWVVRNIFYMPGLLRCTNQEGVSILTFRKQPQKHGCTTQYVRISDERKNSISSREYDRALEKFINLYTPMPELEYSSINTVWTKFQNMFRTISDALLYLPAYRSYHWQMLEELYNDNVMYAEVRLNFYELYDISGRIFPLERGVTELIDVVEKFKLQHPNFLGIKMIYSPHRNADSDVIRKHFESFKKLHATYPNYIIGFDLVGQEDKGKPLYNFVNALNDRPKSSRFFFHAGETNWYGASTDFNLLDAILLNTTRIGHGYALMKHPVLWNAVKTRDIAVEVSPISNQVLHLVLDLRNHPGSFFISQNIPIVICNDDPGFWNAKALSYDFYYAIMSLAPNNAGLKTLKQLVWNSIKYSMLQPGEKQRAYALLQIKWDHFIDDVLKGVVV; encoded by the exons ATGCTTAACTTCAGACTTTTAATCATAGCCAGCTTAATAGCAGTGATAACAGCGACAGTATCCAAACAGAGTAATTATTTGC CTTATCAGGATGCCCGCGAGGCAGTTATACAAGCCGAGGATCTCCTAAGTACCGGTGGACGATTACATCTAAATAGCCGGGAGTCAAAAGTAGatgatattttccttaagtatAAGTACGATGAGTTGTCAAGAGGTTTTCGTGATCCTGATAAAAACGCTGCAGGCATGCATTTCTTCAAGGCAAAACCTCTCATTGATAGCAGTAAAGTCTTCcagtttctacagaaaatgcCCAAAGGAGCAGTCTTACATACGCACACCTCAGCCACAGTGTCGTCTGCGTGGGTGGtcaggaatattttttatatgccCGGCTTATTGAGATGTACCAATCAAGAGGGTGTGAGTATTTTAACTTTCCGTAAACAACCGCAAAAACATGGCTGTACTACCCAGTATGTGCGAATAAGCGATGAAcgcaaaaattcaatttcaagcCGTGAATATGATCGAGCCCTGGAAAAGTTTATTAATCTCTATACACCCATGCCGGAAT taGAATATTCATCAATAAATACGGTTTGgacgaaatttcaaaacatgttTAGAACGATATCAGATGCTCTACTTTATCTACCGGCTTATCGATCGTATCACTGGCAAATGTTGGAAGAATTGTACAATGATAATGTTATGTATGCTGAAGTCCGCTTGAATTTTTATGAG ttgTATGACATTAGCGGTCGCATATTCCCCCTTGAACGTGGTGTTACCGAATTGATTGATGTGGTGGAAAAGTTTAAACTTCAACATCCAAATTttttgggtataaaaatgatcTATTCACCCCATCGCAATGCCGACAGTGATGTGAtacgcaaacattttgaatcgTTTAAGAAATTACA TGCCACCTATCCCAATTATATAATTGGTTTCGATTTAGTGGGACAGGAAGACAAGGGTAAAcctttatataattttgttaatgCTCTCAATGATAGGCCAAAATCTTCGAGATTTTTCTTCCATGCCGGAGAAAcaa ATTGGTATGGTGCCTCCACAGATTTTAATCTGCTGGATGCCATACTCTTAAATACCACCCGTATTGGTCACGGTTACGCTCTCATGAAGCATCCCGTACTTTGGAATGCTGTCAAGACGCGGGACATAGCGGTGGAAGTTAGTCCCATCTCAAATCAGGTCCTACACCTAGTATTAGATCTACGCAATCATCCCGGATCATTTTTCATTTCACAAAATATACCCATTGTAATTTGCAATGATGATCCGGGCTTTTGGAATGCCAAGGCATTAAGTTATGATTTCTATTATGCCATTATGAGTTTGGCACCAAATAATGCAGGTCTAAAGACCCTTAAACAATTGGTATGGAATTCCATTAAGTATTCCATGCTGCAGCCAGGTGAAAAGCAAAGAGCCTATGCTTTGTTGCAAATAAAATGGGATCATTTCATAGACGATGTTTTAAAGGGAGTTGTAGTTTAA
- the LOC135952221 gene encoding uncharacterized protein LOC135952221, which yields MPNKKKSTSFIKSITKTVQQTIDQLMESQRRRDEELIKNIREMHGSMNTRLCEVEHQARGTFINSTAALDSGFESRHPNYPTNSSMAVGNLDNEEYVAPPATMNRLQRHVSHSNDIANPSSISGLPSTSRKRVDGLEKTTQITSNRENSTIENNITRQRNDVPLNVYNNHIVQPPCVNCQPSLGPSFTPIDFSSCGHSPALQSKPSFKPHYVSTYDGSTSWTDYERQVEDAARFYGWSCNEKLMAVTSNLRGRALRLYGTIPSNPTPTYEQVRQLMRERFSLDAHASYQYFRQCVQGPRESVEDFAMELERLSLNAFQGVPQEVTSEIVVHQFIDGLRDTQLHGLVVASRPRCIGEALRTTQDLQSQINRAKPRSVYHVEVEPECNTGGSRKPQKGNKSGNEEASA from the coding sequence ATGCCTAATAAAAAGAAAAGTACCAGTTTTATAAAATCCATCACCAAGACGGTGCAACAGACCATTGACCAACTAATGGAAAGTCAAAGGCGACGTGATGAAgagctaataaaaaatattagggAAATGCATGGAAGCATGAATACTAGGTTATGTGAGGTAGAACATCAAGCACGAGGCACGTTTATTAATTCGACTGCGGCCTTAGACTCTGGATTTGAAAGTCGACATCCAAATTATCCTACTAATTCGTCGATGGCAGTGGGTAACTTGGATAATGAAGAATACGTAGCGCCTCCGGCTACTATGAATCGTTTGCAAAGACATGTGTCACACTCTAACGATATTGCTAACCCTTCGTCTATTTCAGGATTACCAAGTACCAGCCGTAAGCGCGTAGATGGATTGGAAAAGACAACCCAAATTACTTCCAACAGAGAGAACAGCACAATCGAAAATAATATAACCCGTCAGCGTAACGATGTTCCCTTAAATGTATACAATAACCACATTGTACAGCCTCCATGCGTGAATTGTCAGCCATCGCTTGGACCTAGTTTTACCCCAATAGATTTTTCTAGTTGTGGTCATTCACCGGCTTTGCAAAGCAAACCAAGTTTTAAGCCACATTATGTTTCCACTTATGATGGGTCCACTTCGTGGACAGATTATGAACGTCAAGTGGAAGATGCGGCTCGATTTTATGGTTGGAGCTGCAATGAAAAGTTGATGGCAGTAACATCTAATTTGAGAGGTCGTGCACTAAGACTGTATGGAACGATTCCCAGTAATCCTACTCCCACTTATGAACAAGTACGTCAGTTAATGCGggaaagattttctttagatgCTCATGCCAGCTATCAATACTTCAGGCAGTGTGTGCAGGGTCCTAGAGAGTCAGTAGAAGATTTCGCCATGGAATTGGAGCGTTTGTCATTGAATGCCTTCCAAGGTGTTCCACAAGAAGTTACATCTGAAATAGTGGTGCATCAGTTTATTGATGGCTTACGTGATACTCAACTTCATGGCTTGGTAGTGGCCAGTCGACCCAGATGTATTGGGGAAGCATTGAGAACAACCCAAGATTTGCAATCTCAAATAAATAGAGCAAAACCTCGAAGTGTATACCATGTGGAAGTTGAACCTGAATGTAATACTGGAGGTTCACGCAAACCTCAAAAAGGTAACAAATCGGGAAACGAAGAGGCATCGGCTTGA